In Methylomagnum ishizawai, one DNA window encodes the following:
- a CDS encoding c-type cytochrome has translation MKSFIPRVLTGLALVAGTAHAANPEAGKAKVEAVCAACHGIAGISASPAFPNLAGQKEAYLQAALTAYKDGSRKNPIMGNLAAGLSDTDIADLAAYLSGLKRCE, from the coding sequence ATGAAAAGCTTCATTCCGAGAGTTCTAACCGGCTTGGCCCTGGTCGCCGGAACCGCCCACGCCGCCAACCCGGAAGCGGGCAAAGCCAAGGTGGAAGCGGTCTGCGCGGCTTGCCATGGCATCGCCGGCATCAGTGCTTCCCCGGCCTTCCCCAATCTGGCGGGCCAGAAGGAGGCTTATCTCCAAGCCGCCTTGACCGCCTACAAGGACGGCAGCCGCAAGAATCCCATCATGGGCAATCTGGCCGCTGGCCTTTCCGATACGGATATCGCCGACCTCGCGGCCTACCTGTCCGGGCTGAAGCGTTGTGAGTAA
- a CDS encoding Lrp/AsnC family transcriptional regulator, translating to MSLTPLQKRLLNDFQRGFPLSPQPFQALADALGVDEAEVLENLRTLSDSQMVSRVGPVFAPQRVGSSTLAALAVPAERLEAVAAWISDLPEVNHNYEREHRYNLWFVLTAADPERLDAVLARIERHTGLAVLSLPLLEDFHIDLGFPLDFGSGPT from the coding sequence TTGTCGCTGACCCCGTTGCAAAAGCGCTTGCTCAACGATTTCCAGCGCGGCTTCCCGCTGTCGCCACAGCCTTTCCAAGCCCTGGCCGACGCTTTGGGCGTGGACGAGGCCGAGGTGCTGGAAAACCTCCGCACCTTGAGCGATAGCCAGATGGTCAGCCGGGTCGGGCCGGTGTTCGCGCCCCAGCGGGTCGGGTCCAGCACGCTGGCGGCCCTGGCCGTACCGGCGGAACGCCTGGAAGCCGTCGCCGCCTGGATCAGCGATCTCCCCGAAGTGAACCATAACTACGAGCGGGAACACCGCTACAACCTGTGGTTCGTCCTCACCGCCGCCGACCCGGAACGCTTGGATGCGGTATTGGCCCGGATCGAGCGGCACACGGGATTGGCCGTGTTGTCGCTGCCCTTGCTGGAGGATTTCCATATCGACCTGGGGTTCCCGCTGGACTTCGGGAGCGGACCCACATGA
- a CDS encoding CBS domain-containing protein: MLANIGVREHMTANPLVFSPELDVFEAIRQLIDHKITGAPVVDAKGKLVGVFSELDCMKLAVEASYHEGMPGKVGDNMTTNFKAVGGDTSILEAAEIFAKSPLRNLPVVDGSHVVGILSRVDVLKAVIKIR; this comes from the coding sequence ATGTTAGCGAACATCGGCGTGCGCGAGCACATGACCGCGAATCCTTTGGTATTCAGCCCGGAGTTGGACGTATTCGAAGCCATACGCCAGCTCATCGACCATAAAATCACCGGGGCGCCGGTAGTGGACGCCAAGGGCAAACTGGTGGGGGTGTTTTCGGAACTGGACTGTATGAAACTGGCGGTGGAGGCGTCCTATCACGAGGGAATGCCGGGCAAAGTGGGCGATAACATGACCACCAACTTCAAAGCGGTCGGCGGCGATACCAGCATCCTCGAAGCCGCCGAAATCTTCGCTAAAAGCCCCTTGCGCAACCTGCCCGTGGTGGACGGGAGCCATGTGGTGGGCATTCTCAGCCGGGTGGACGTGCTGAAAGCGGTCATTAAAATCAGGTGA
- the sbcB gene encoding exodeoxyribonuclease I, which produces MTATFYWYDYETFGADPRLDRPAQFAGIRTDTDLNPIAAPLVRYCRPAPDYLPQPDACLITGITPQVARREGLPEAEFIAEINAEFSVPGTCVAGFNNLRFDDEVTRHSLYRNLLDPYAREWRNGNSRWDMIDPLRLARALRPEGIVWPNDPATGRPSFRLQALTAANGIAHADAHDALGDVRATIALARLLRERQPKLFQFLLDRRSKQKAADLLGLGKLIPVIHASEKFPAERHCIGVVVALARHPTNPNGVVVYDLAFDPTPLLTLDAATLRQRLYTPVADLPEGVERLHLKTVHINKCPVLAPQETLRPQDSERLGLDKRRCLEHLDMLRGVPGLAAKVQEIVGGEREEAGDDAATDPDTMLYSGGFFSDHDRAALDYLRGLAPAELGRAKPVFEDERLPEMLFRYRARNYPETLDAAETARWESFRRGRLQAARDGYQARLRELESGPDTHPGRQRILAELAAYLREILP; this is translated from the coding sequence GTGACCGCTACGTTCTATTGGTACGACTATGAAACCTTCGGGGCCGATCCGCGGCTGGATCGCCCCGCCCAATTCGCCGGCATCCGCACCGACACCGATTTGAATCCCATCGCCGCGCCCTTGGTGCGCTATTGCCGTCCCGCCCCGGATTATCTGCCCCAGCCCGACGCCTGCCTGATTACCGGCATCACGCCGCAAGTCGCCCGGCGCGAGGGGTTGCCCGAAGCCGAATTCATCGCCGAAATCAACGCCGAGTTCTCGGTGCCCGGCACTTGCGTGGCCGGGTTCAACAATTTGCGCTTCGACGACGAAGTGACCCGCCACAGCCTTTACCGCAACCTGCTCGACCCCTACGCCCGCGAATGGCGCAACGGCAATTCCCGCTGGGATATGATCGACCCGCTACGGCTGGCCCGCGCCTTACGGCCCGAAGGCATTGTCTGGCCTAACGATCCCGCCACCGGACGCCCGAGTTTCCGCTTGCAGGCGTTGACTGCGGCCAACGGCATAGCCCACGCCGACGCCCACGACGCGCTGGGCGATGTCCGGGCCACCATCGCCCTGGCCCGCTTGCTGCGCGAACGCCAGCCCAAGCTGTTCCAGTTCCTGCTGGACCGCCGCAGCAAGCAGAAAGCCGCCGATTTGTTGGGCCTGGGCAAACTGATCCCGGTGATCCACGCTTCGGAGAAATTCCCCGCCGAGCGCCATTGCATCGGCGTCGTGGTGGCTTTGGCGCGGCATCCGACCAATCCCAATGGCGTCGTGGTCTACGATCTCGCTTTCGATCCCACGCCCTTGCTGACGCTGGACGCCGCCACCCTGCGCCAGCGTCTTTATACCCCGGTGGCCGATTTGCCCGAGGGCGTCGAGCGCCTGCACCTCAAGACCGTGCATATCAATAAATGCCCGGTCCTCGCGCCCCAAGAAACCCTGCGGCCCCAGGATAGCGAGCGTTTGGGCTTGGATAAGCGGCGCTGTCTCGAACATCTGGATATGCTGCGCGGCGTGCCCGGCCTCGCGGCCAAGGTCCAAGAGATCGTGGGCGGCGAACGGGAAGAGGCCGGGGACGACGCCGCCACCGATCCCGACACGATGCTCTACAGCGGCGGTTTTTTCAGCGACCACGACCGGGCCGCGCTGGACTATCTGCGCGGCTTGGCGCCCGCCGAATTGGGCCGGGCCAAGCCGGTGTTCGAGGATGAGCGCCTGCCGGAAATGCTGTTCCGTTACCGGGCGCGGAATTATCCGGAAACCCTGGACGCCGCCGAAACCGCCCGCTGGGAAAGCTTCCGCCGTGGACGCCTGCAAGCCGCCCGCGATGGCTACCAAGCCCGGCTGCGGGAATTGGAATCCGGGCCGGATACCCATCCCGGACGGCAACGAATCCTGGCCGAACTCGCGGCCTACCTCCGGGAAATCCTCCCTTAA
- the nqrF gene encoding NADH:ubiquinone reductase (Na(+)-transporting) subunit F, with the protein MLEIILGVLFFTVIVIALVFVILGAKSKLVAEGSVEVVINDEKKIQVPIGAKLLTGLADANLFVSSACGGGGTCGQCKVKVHEGGGDILPTELSHISKREAKDGDRLACQVTVKQNMKIHVHDDVFGVKKWETTVRSNHNVATFIKELVLELPKGQTVDFRAGGYIQIECPPYHAKFKDFAVEERFHEDWDKYNIWRYESVVKEPAIRAYSMANYPEESDIIMLNVRIATPPPGRDEIPPGIMSSYIFNLKPGDKVTISGPFGEFFARETDKEMVFVGGGAGMAPMRSHIFDQLRRIKTRRKMTFWYGARSLREMFYVDDFNTLQAENENFTWHIALSEPKPEDNWTGYTGFIHNVLFENYIKNHPAPEDCEFYMCGPPMMNSAVIKMLVDNGVDRENIMLDDFGG; encoded by the coding sequence ATGTTGGAAATTATCCTAGGTGTATTGTTTTTCACGGTCATCGTGATCGCCTTGGTCTTCGTCATTTTGGGGGCGAAATCCAAGCTGGTCGCGGAAGGCTCCGTGGAAGTTGTGATTAACGACGAGAAGAAGATTCAAGTGCCCATCGGCGCCAAGCTGCTGACCGGGTTGGCGGATGCCAACCTGTTCGTGTCCTCTGCCTGTGGCGGCGGCGGCACTTGCGGCCAGTGCAAGGTGAAAGTGCATGAAGGCGGCGGCGATATCCTGCCGACCGAGCTTTCGCACATCTCCAAGCGCGAGGCGAAGGATGGCGACCGGCTGGCTTGTCAGGTCACGGTCAAGCAGAACATGAAGATTCACGTCCACGACGATGTGTTCGGCGTCAAGAAGTGGGAGACCACCGTGCGCTCGAACCACAACGTGGCGACCTTCATCAAGGAACTGGTGCTGGAGTTGCCGAAGGGCCAGACCGTGGACTTCCGTGCGGGTGGCTACATCCAGATCGAATGTCCGCCCTACCATGCGAAGTTCAAGGACTTCGCGGTGGAGGAGCGCTTCCACGAGGATTGGGACAAGTACAACATTTGGCGCTACGAGTCCGTGGTCAAGGAGCCGGCCATCCGCGCCTACTCCATGGCCAACTACCCGGAAGAAAGCGACATCATCATGCTCAACGTGCGTATCGCCACGCCGCCTCCGGGCCGCGACGAGATTCCGCCGGGCATCATGTCGTCCTATATCTTCAACCTGAAGCCGGGCGACAAAGTCACCATCTCCGGGCCGTTCGGCGAATTCTTCGCCCGCGAGACCGACAAGGAAATGGTGTTCGTCGGCGGTGGCGCGGGTATGGCGCCGATGCGTTCGCACATCTTCGACCAACTGCGCCGCATCAAGACCCGGCGCAAGATGACCTTCTGGTACGGTGCCCGTTCGTTGCGTGAAATGTTCTACGTGGACGATTTCAACACCTTGCAGGCCGAGAACGAGAACTTCACTTGGCATATCGCACTGTCCGAGCCGAAGCCGGAAGACAACTGGACCGGCTACACCGGGTTCATCCATAACGTCCTGTTCGAGAACTACATCAAGAACCACCCGGCACCGGAAGACTGCGAGTTCTACATGTGCGGTCCGCCCATGATGAACTCCGCCGTCATCAAGATGCTGGTGGATAACGGTGTGGACCGCGAAAACATCATGCTGGACGACTTCGGCGGCTGA
- a CDS encoding c-type cytochrome gives MSNRPWAWIACGGGLLLGSAQAADPSPERQAALTHLLRQDCGSCHGMTLHGGLGPALLPEALAGKPDAFLVETLLNGRPGTAMPPWRSLLTPDEAVWLVRQLRKTP, from the coding sequence GTGAGTAATCGGCCCTGGGCCTGGATCGCCTGCGGCGGCGGGCTGCTGCTGGGTTCCGCCCAGGCGGCGGACCCGTCGCCGGAACGGCAAGCCGCGCTGACCCATTTGCTGCGGCAGGACTGCGGTTCCTGCCACGGCATGACCTTGCACGGGGGCTTGGGCCCGGCGCTGTTGCCCGAAGCCCTGGCCGGGAAGCCCGATGCCTTCCTGGTTGAAACCCTCCTGAACGGACGCCCCGGCACGGCCATGCCGCCGTGGCGGAGCTTGTTGACGCCGGACGAAGCCGTGTGGCTGGTCCGGCAATTGCGGAAGACGCCATGA
- a CDS encoding cytochrome D1 domain-containing protein, with the protein MIRMKKLALALTLTLLPVLGGHAAELRGTGDLGLVVERAAGSVQIVDTTHRTSLGRVQGLGDLSHASLVYSPDERYAYVFGRDGALTKIDLLEARIVKRIEQAHNSVGGAISQDGRWIATSNYEPGGVRVFSADTLDKVADIPSVTADGKASKVVGLVDAPGQRFVFSLFEAGEIWVADLHDPKSPKLQKFKAGKEPYDALISPEGRYYIAGLFGEEGVALLDLWNLDSGIKRVLPEHAKDDPKFPVFKMPHLEGRALIGDYWFLPAVGRHEMLVIDRRDWKVVKKIPLDGQPVFVIPRPDERQVWINFALPDNNKLEIIDTRDLSVVKRLNPGQAVLHMEFTPKGDEVWVSVRDDDRVMVYDTETFAELARIKADKPSGIFFTARAHRLGL; encoded by the coding sequence ATGATCCGAATGAAAAAGCTGGCCCTGGCCTTGACCCTCACCCTGCTGCCCGTCTTGGGCGGGCATGCCGCCGAATTGCGCGGTACCGGCGACCTGGGCCTCGTGGTCGAGCGGGCGGCGGGCAGCGTGCAGATCGTCGATACCACCCACAGGACCAGCCTGGGCCGGGTGCAGGGCTTGGGCGATTTATCCCACGCCAGCCTGGTGTATTCCCCGGATGAGCGCTACGCCTATGTGTTCGGGCGCGACGGGGCCTTGACCAAGATCGATCTGCTGGAAGCCCGCATCGTCAAACGCATCGAGCAGGCCCACAACAGCGTGGGCGGGGCGATTTCCCAGGATGGCCGCTGGATCGCCACCTCCAACTACGAACCCGGCGGGGTGCGGGTGTTCTCCGCCGACACCCTGGACAAGGTGGCGGATATCCCCTCCGTGACCGCCGATGGCAAAGCCTCCAAGGTCGTGGGCTTGGTGGACGCGCCCGGACAGCGCTTCGTGTTCAGCCTGTTCGAGGCCGGGGAAATCTGGGTGGCCGATCTACACGACCCGAAATCTCCGAAACTCCAGAAGTTCAAGGCGGGCAAGGAACCCTACGACGCGCTGATTTCGCCCGAGGGCCGTTATTACATCGCCGGGCTGTTCGGCGAGGAAGGCGTGGCCTTGTTGGACCTGTGGAACCTGGACTCAGGGATAAAGCGCGTCCTGCCGGAACACGCCAAGGACGATCCCAAGTTTCCCGTGTTCAAGATGCCCCACTTGGAAGGCCGAGCGCTGATTGGCGATTACTGGTTCCTACCCGCCGTGGGTCGCCATGAAATGCTGGTGATCGACCGCCGCGATTGGAAGGTGGTGAAGAAAATCCCGCTGGACGGCCAGCCGGTGTTCGTCATCCCCAGGCCGGACGAGCGCCAGGTCTGGATCAATTTCGCCCTGCCCGACAACAACAAGCTGGAAATCATCGATACCCGCGACCTCAGCGTGGTCAAGCGCTTGAATCCCGGCCAGGCGGTGTTGCACATGGAATTCACCCCCAAGGGCGACGAAGTCTGGGTCTCGGTGCGCGACGACGACCGGGTGATGGTCTACGACACCGAAACCTTCGCCGAATTGGCCCGGATCAAGGCCGATAAGCCCAGCGGTATTTTCTTCACGGCGCGTGCCCACCGCCTGGGATTGTGA
- a CDS encoding YncE family protein, translated as MFALGEISLKAAALAAACFCVGGAAVAAPFAYITNQKDDSVSVIDTASGQVVKTLAVGGQPAGVATSHDGAVVAISNPAGKRITLIDGRSQTVRASIPVGEGPLGLALDARGGRAFVADFYENYLSVLDVSEQRVVKRIAVGSHPAGVLVGPDGAKVYVANRDDDSITAIDAATLEVGKTVKVGKHPFGLLVVGNHLFAANVESNDVSVVDTGRMELVKTIPVGDRPYALAAALGGSRVFVTNQYDNTLSVIDTRKLETVGSVKVGEYPEGIAAHPDDRHVYVANWFNNTVSVVDAQTLKVEKTVLTGDGSRAFGQFIPLGKGTAR; from the coding sequence ATGTTCGCGTTGGGCGAAATATCCCTGAAAGCGGCGGCCTTGGCCGCCGCTTGCTTTTGCGTGGGCGGAGCTGCGGTGGCGGCACCCTTCGCCTATATCACCAACCAGAAGGACGATTCCGTCTCGGTCATCGACACCGCCAGTGGCCAGGTGGTGAAAACCCTCGCTGTCGGTGGGCAACCGGCGGGCGTGGCGACCAGCCACGACGGCGCGGTGGTCGCCATCAGCAATCCGGCCGGCAAACGGATCACCCTCATCGACGGGCGCAGCCAAACGGTGCGGGCATCCATTCCCGTGGGCGAAGGACCGTTGGGGTTGGCCCTGGACGCGCGGGGTGGCCGGGCTTTCGTCGCCGATTTCTACGAGAACTATCTATCGGTGCTGGATGTGTCGGAACAGCGGGTGGTTAAGCGGATTGCGGTGGGTAGCCATCCCGCCGGGGTGTTGGTCGGACCCGACGGCGCGAAAGTCTATGTGGCGAACCGCGACGACGATTCGATCACCGCCATCGACGCCGCCACGCTGGAAGTGGGCAAGACCGTGAAGGTCGGCAAACACCCGTTCGGCCTGCTGGTGGTTGGCAATCACCTGTTCGCGGCCAATGTGGAAAGCAACGATGTCTCGGTGGTCGATACCGGGCGCATGGAACTGGTGAAAACCATCCCGGTGGGCGACCGGCCTTATGCCTTGGCCGCGGCCCTGGGCGGTTCGCGGGTGTTCGTGACCAACCAGTACGACAACACCTTGTCGGTGATCGATACCCGGAAGCTGGAAACCGTGGGCAGCGTCAAGGTCGGCGAATACCCGGAAGGCATTGCCGCGCACCCGGACGACCGCCATGTCTATGTCGCTAACTGGTTCAACAACACGGTGTCGGTGGTCGATGCCCAAACGCTCAAGGTCGAGAAGACGGTCCTGACCGGGGATGGCAGCCGGGCGTTCGGGCAGTTCATACCGTTGGGGAAGGGGACGGCGCGTTAG
- a CDS encoding nitrite reductase has product MNKAILFGIAAALFGAGAASATEFTAADQQRAEQIFNENCASCHGHDLGGYLAPPLNQDRLKGRSPTSLRSLIMAGSFDTLMPPFYGKLSDEDIRLVVKRILNTPKLDPQWTLDDIKKSLKVHVADESTLPDKPGYAIDNMDDLIGVAARGRYGRGEGSKAVFINSATNTQVGEVPTKTAAHIIEFNPVNPRWAYVKTDTAEVYKVDLYSMKIVREIKTGLNGPALGVSRDGKYLMAGSFVPHFAVLLDANTLEPLKYFKLEGTDPDGKFVTSDSGMITGTPYADIFAIALENAGQVWVVDLTQPDFPVTQIPNVGRHLHDAFLSHGGRKLMVASYDDSIVAAIDLADKKVLAKLPAGCVPHVGGGSVVQVNGRTLGFGTNFGDCAKEVVSVWDLDKMEVVKQVPVSGGTESPAAHYNAPYVAVDIISKDRRARTIQLIDKNTLEVAKTLDVGGHAYFPEYNAKGDRLYVSAGYNGDEVVAFDSKTLERVASFPMQSPAGIFSRARAKFMTRGLSPEAVQADLAKPQ; this is encoded by the coding sequence ATGAATAAAGCGATCCTATTTGGCATCGCGGCGGCCCTGTTCGGGGCTGGCGCGGCATCCGCCACCGAATTCACCGCCGCCGACCAACAACGCGCCGAGCAAATCTTCAACGAGAATTGCGCGAGTTGCCACGGCCACGACCTGGGCGGCTACCTCGCCCCGCCCTTGAACCAGGACCGGCTCAAGGGCCGTAGCCCCACCAGCCTCCGCAGCCTCATCATGGCCGGATCGTTCGATACCCTGATGCCGCCCTTCTACGGCAAGCTGTCCGACGAGGACATCCGGCTAGTGGTCAAGCGCATTCTCAATACGCCCAAGCTCGACCCGCAATGGACCCTGGACGATATCAAGAAGTCGCTGAAGGTCCATGTCGCCGACGAATCCACCCTGCCCGATAAACCCGGCTACGCCATCGATAACATGGACGACCTGATCGGCGTCGCCGCCCGCGGCCGCTATGGCCGGGGCGAAGGCTCGAAAGCGGTGTTCATCAACAGCGCCACCAACACCCAGGTCGGCGAAGTCCCCACCAAAACCGCCGCCCATATCATCGAATTCAACCCGGTCAATCCGCGCTGGGCCTATGTCAAGACCGACACCGCCGAGGTCTACAAGGTCGATCTTTATTCCATGAAGATCGTGCGCGAAATCAAGACCGGCCTCAACGGCCCGGCCCTGGGCGTGTCGCGCGATGGTAAATACCTGATGGCCGGTTCCTTCGTGCCGCATTTCGCCGTGCTGCTGGACGCCAACACCTTGGAACCACTGAAATATTTCAAGCTGGAAGGCACCGACCCGGACGGCAAGTTCGTCACTTCCGATTCCGGCATGATCACCGGCACGCCCTATGCCGATATCTTCGCCATCGCCCTGGAAAACGCCGGACAGGTCTGGGTGGTGGACCTGACCCAGCCGGATTTCCCCGTCACCCAGATTCCCAATGTGGGCCGCCATTTGCACGACGCCTTCCTCTCCCACGGCGGGCGTAAGCTGATGGTCGCCTCCTACGACGACAGCATCGTCGCCGCCATCGACCTCGCCGATAAGAAAGTGCTGGCCAAGCTGCCCGCCGGTTGCGTGCCCCATGTCGGCGGCGGCTCGGTGGTGCAGGTGAATGGCCGGACCCTGGGTTTCGGCACCAACTTCGGCGATTGCGCCAAGGAAGTGGTCAGCGTGTGGGACTTGGACAAGATGGAAGTGGTGAAGCAGGTGCCGGTCTCGGGCGGCACCGAATCCCCGGCGGCGCATTACAACGCGCCCTATGTGGCGGTGGACATCATCAGCAAGGACCGCCGCGCCCGCACTATCCAATTGATCGACAAAAACACCCTGGAAGTCGCCAAGACCTTGGATGTGGGTGGCCATGCCTATTTCCCGGAATATAACGCCAAGGGCGACCGGCTCTATGTCAGTGCGGGCTATAACGGCGACGAGGTGGTGGCTTTCGATTCCAAGACCCTGGAACGGGTGGCGTCCTTCCCCATGCAAAGCCCGGCGGGCATCTTCTCCCGCGCCCGCGCCAAGTTCATGACCCGTGGCCTATCGCCGGAAGCGGTGCAAGCGGATTTGGCGAAACCCCAATAA
- the nqrE gene encoding NADH:ubiquinone reductase (Na(+)-transporting) subunit E — MEAYINLFIKSVFIENMALSFFLGMCTFIAVSKKIETAVGLGIAVVIVQTLTVPANNVIYSYLLKENALTWAGIQGVDLSFIALMACIGVIAAIVQILEMVLDKFFPALYNALGIFLPLITVNCAILAGSLFMIERDYNFKESVVYGVGSGFGWALAIVLMAGVREKLKYSDVPAGLRGLGITFITAGLMALGFMAFSGIQL, encoded by the coding sequence ATGGAAGCCTATATCAACCTGTTCATTAAATCGGTCTTCATCGAGAACATGGCGCTCTCCTTCTTCCTGGGGATGTGTACCTTCATCGCCGTCTCGAAGAAGATCGAAACCGCCGTCGGCCTCGGCATCGCGGTCGTCATCGTGCAAACGCTGACGGTCCCGGCCAACAACGTGATCTATTCCTATTTATTGAAGGAAAACGCCCTGACCTGGGCGGGCATCCAAGGCGTGGACCTGTCGTTCATCGCCCTGATGGCCTGTATCGGCGTGATCGCGGCCATCGTGCAAATCCTGGAAATGGTGCTGGATAAGTTCTTCCCCGCGCTCTACAACGCGCTGGGCATTTTCCTCCCGCTCATCACCGTGAACTGCGCGATCCTGGCGGGTAGCTTGTTCATGATCGAGCGCGATTACAACTTCAAGGAAAGCGTGGTGTATGGCGTGGGCAGCGGCTTCGGCTGGGCCTTGGCCATCGTGCTGATGGCCGGTGTGCGCGAAAAGCTGAAATACAGCGACGTGCCCGCCGGTTTGCGCGGCTTGGGCATCACGTTCATCACCGCGGGGCTGATGGCCTTGGGCTTCATGGCCTTCTCCGGTATTCAGCTATAA
- a CDS encoding SRPBCC family protein — MKKLLSIVAAGSLLWGGLAEAHGPTRQKMVETIEINAAPEAVWALVGDFAHPEKWLPPVESTTATGGNEKGATRELHIKSGGTLKEELKDIDAAKMSIKYKAIDPTDPKVLPVNNYASEISVESNGAGGSKVEWKGAYYRWFLNNNPPEGENEEAANGVVGKIYKEGLANLKAVAEKK; from the coding sequence ATGAAAAAGCTGTTGTCCATCGTCGCCGCCGGTTCCTTATTGTGGGGAGGGCTGGCCGAAGCCCACGGCCCCACCCGCCAGAAGATGGTGGAAACCATCGAGATCAACGCCGCGCCGGAAGCCGTGTGGGCCTTGGTCGGCGACTTCGCCCATCCCGAAAAATGGCTGCCCCCGGTCGAAAGCACCACCGCCACCGGCGGCAATGAAAAAGGCGCGACCCGCGAATTGCACATCAAGTCCGGCGGTACCTTGAAAGAAGAACTCAAGGACATCGACGCCGCCAAGATGAGCATCAAGTACAAGGCCATCGACCCGACCGACCCCAAGGTTTTGCCGGTCAACAACTACGCTTCCGAAATCAGCGTCGAATCCAATGGCGCGGGCGGCAGCAAGGTGGAATGGAAGGGCGCGTATTACCGCTGGTTCCTGAACAACAACCCGCCCGAAGGCGAGAACGAAGAAGCCGCCAACGGCGTGGTCGGCAAGATTTACAAGGAAGGTTTGGCGAACCTGAAAGCGGTCGCCGAGAAGAAGTAA
- the nqrM gene encoding (Na+)-NQR maturation NqrM: protein MAIFLVTFVIIAVVIALMAVGVMFGRAAIKGSCGGVNSDCVCVTKCDKRLQWEAEQAKLAAQE, encoded by the coding sequence ATGGCTATCTTCCTGGTTACTTTCGTCATCATCGCCGTGGTGATCGCGCTCATGGCGGTTGGCGTCATGTTTGGCCGCGCCGCCATCAAAGGCTCTTGCGGCGGGGTCAACAGCGATTGCGTCTGCGTTACCAAGTGCGACAAACGGCTGCAATGGGAGGCCGAACAAGCCAAGCTGGCCGCCCAGGAATAA